Part of the Cryptococcus neoformans var. grubii H99 chromosome 2, complete sequence genome is shown below.
TCATTCCTTTAAACCTCACATCTTCACGGGCGATAGATaatattacgtaatacaTACAACGTCATACTCTATCAGATCATGCGGGGCAATTCTCTCGCCTCATACAAACACCTCTGCACACTCCGCCCAAGCAGCACAAGGCACTCTCCACAATGGCCCCCTCGCAGGTCAACGTCTAGCATCTCAATGAGGTCACTGTCAGCGCACACCGTCTTACTTATCTCTTccgccatcctcttccacacGTCCCTGGCCATAGGGAATCTCACGCACGTATGCGCAtgctcgtcctcctccatggGTCCATTCAGGATCTGCTTCAGCCCTGATAACCTTGCGCTATGGAGCGCGACTAGCTTGCTAGCCGAAGTGCGGCCCATCAATATCCTGGCATCTTCTGGCCATTGTGACGGTGGCATCCTGACCGCTTTGATACTAGCCAACCTCGCCAGATCTCCAaatttgaagaagctggCCATTGAATAGACATGCACAGGACTCTCATCTACCCAATGTACCATATGGTCTCTTGCGATGCTGAGCGCTTTTGCACTTTGGTACCCCAATGCAGCGCGAACAACTCGACCCGTCAACTCAAGCGATGTCAGGAGGCTCGTGGGGGAGGCAGAAATGATCCCTGAAGGGTAAAtcaaagagagaaaggaggtGAGCACGATGGAGGATTCTGGTACAGCCCAGGTGTATGGGGATGAGGTAGGTGTAGGTGCTGTAACGTCTTttggagggggaggaggcggaagGTCTTGGAAtgctggaggaggtgaGTCTGGTATATCTTCGTTGTTAATCAAGGGAGCAGATGGATCATCACATGGACTATTCCCGTTCTTTCGCTGGTGCGAAGTTAACAAGGAAGCTACCCCTGGAGATCGGGATAAATGAGCTGCAAGAAGTTTCGGGAGACAGAGGATATTGCTAAGCGGCGTAGCGTCACGCTCCCGAGACTGAGCCGAGCGATGAGAGTTGGATGGCAGCTCGATTGGTACTGCACGAGGCTGAGTCGATTGTGTCGATCTAACATTGTTCAACCGCCACACTGGGACAAACCCATAGCTACGCAACTTTTTGTCAGCTGCTTCAATCGTCTTTCGAAACGAGATCTCGAGATTCACTAGATGTGAAAGAAGACAGTCTCCTGCTCCAGTAATTTTCTGTGTACCAAGAATCTCTTGCCATCCACGGTCACAAGCTCGATATCACCCACTTTGCCTCCCAAAACTGGTGCAAGGAAAAAATCGGTATCACGATTAGGCAGGGCAGAGTACGCCGGGGCCGGTTCAGAGGGGATGGCAGGAGACGGAGGGCGGATGGGATCAAAGATGTTGGACAGAGATTTGTCGGATGGGTGCTGAGAGTTTTCGTGCATTGGTTGACTTTCTTTCAATGCTGTGCTTAAGCAAGATTGAAACTTAAGCTTCGGGTAAATTGGTGTTTTGCTGAGATTTTGAAAGCTCAGCCAAGAGACTATGATGTTCAGCAAAGCCAAAAGGAAAGTGAATAGTCAAGCTGCTTATTCCAAGCGTCATTTCCATCCATTGGGTCGCTTTTCTATAACAGGTCGTGAGGGGGCATGCTTTGTCCCCCTTCAAAAGGTTGCCGCACAAAGAGAACCGTTCATATCCTTTGCGCAtttgctccttctttttttctgcTTGTATGTTGATTTGTTGTGGCTTGAtaaaggagacaagggATCCGTTATGCACTCGGCTTGAACGAACTCGCACAGGAGAAGCGTgttgggagaagggggatGGTGAAAGGATGAGGTGTGTGGCATTATGGAAGAAACGACATCATCGACAGCAATGAATGGAACGAAATGCAGTCCGTGTAAAGGTGACAATTGGCATCGTCCTTTGTACCAATGTCCGTTTTTAGTCTTAAAACCAACACATAGGCCGTTTCGCCATTTCATCCCCACCCGCAAAGTTGGGAATCACCTTGGAGCAGAAATAAGCACGAGGTTATTAACCCCACCCTATAGCAAGGGCCGGGACTTCATGGAAGTATAAAGTATTTATATGATATGGAGATGTAGTGTTTATACAGATGAACTGAAGATATGAAAGAAACCCAACTCCCCATGACAGACAAGACTTCGGCACTTAGTCCAGCTTCTTGGCCGGTCCTTGTTCCAAGACATGCTCACCTCCAACACCCCTCCAACGCCCCTTGGAGTCGGCCTCTTCACGAGTCATTCTGGTCCCGAGCAGTTTGTCCCAGTTGGTGCTACAGAGAGGTAGTCAGTATTGTTCCTTGGCGGTTTGAAATCCTTCGCTCACAAAAATGGCTGGCTAAAGTTGGACTTGATACCGTAGCcctgatgatgaatgtCATGGTAATCGGCATTGTTGGCAAATAAGAGCTGGCAAGGATCCCACCACAGTCGGTAACCACAGTGATCGTCTACGGTTTTGAGAGTCGAGACCGTAAAGAGCAAGGTCGCTTGTCGGATAGTCATGAAAGAAACCTCTTCGGCTATAGCGGCGCCGAGGGTATCAAGAATGAAGCCTTCCACGGGGTGATTGTAGAGAGCGCCGAAAGCATAAGGGGCATAGAGACGATGGTGGTGGGAATGAAAGTTGCGGTAGAGCCAGTGATTTGTGTGCATGGATCGGTGCCAAAAATATTGCCAAGTATCGATAACAAAGCTACAATCAACATTAGTAAAATGTTTTTATGAGACCGAGAGAGAAAGTTGCTCACAAGGCAAAAAGCATTTGCAAAGCAGGGACGCCCCACCAGTACACCCAACGAACAATTGCTTCACCATTGCTCTTCAGCACCTGTTCTcctattcttcttccaagtACGAGTAAAACCCCATCGGCCACCCAAGGTGCTAGGTTACCCATGGCCGCAAGATGATCCTTCATAACTTCTCTTCTGAATATcacttcatcatcctcaagcCAGAATATGCCTAGAACTGTTTGAATGACATGCTGCAAAATGACTGCTTTGATCACCTGCGTCACTGTGACTTTGTTCCGCGCAAGCACTTCAGGCGAATCATGTATTCTGCGCTTCTCAAAATAAGAGAATTGGACAGTGtcgaggaaatggaagaagaaggagtacAGCCAATATGCCAGCACGGGGGCCGCAAGTGAAAGGTACTTGTCGGACATGAATGAGAGAAGATTGGGACGGGTTGTGTGGTAGAAAGGGGCATGGAGGGTGGTAGGAGTGATGCTCGAGAGCATTGTGGAGTTATGGACGTAGGCGTGTTGGTAAGAGAATAATGAAGCCATGGTGGCGATAAGGAGAGTGGGGCTTCTACAAGGGATGCGACTTGAAATAGGCGGAGGCAGGAAACGGAGTGGCGACTTGCTCCGAAGGAGATGTTCGGGCAGGCGATGAACTGGCGATGCACTTGGGAGGAGGTGCGGATGGTTAGGGCGGTAGTGacagagggagagggggcTGGgggagcagcagcaggagGGCAGGGGGAAACTGGACACGGATAGATGTTGTTTGGTAATTTTTGGGCAAAACAATAACACAACGCCGCTTCGCGCTCCTGTGCATGCATGTGTGGAATTCTGCTTCGGCCCACTCCTCGGCCACCGGCCAGCACCGCTCGCACCCATtatattacgtaacaaAAATGACTTAAAAACAAGTTGAGCAACCGCTACAGCCATAGGCAGGCTGCAGAACACACGCGTCGGTCAGTCATCAACAAGCAAGGCAACATGTCTATAAACACGGTTAACCCGTAGTGCGTAAAATAGCCAGCGCAAGGGATATCGCTAACCACAAACTCAAGCGAAAATAATAGTCAGCTTTCACAACTAGAGCAGGAGCTTCTTTGGGAATTCGCTAAGCTGAGCGACAAAGTGAAACGTGTATGTCTGTCGCTCTCTCGATTTCGATGGTAGAAAACATCTTACTGACTGTAAATAGGCTGCCAGCTTGGCGAAGCTAACTGCCGAATCTCCCAATGAGTCACTTTTAGCAGAACTGCGAACTTTGGAGAAGCGAATGGGTTTGGTTCTCACATTGGTCAGTATTACGTTGAAGGGTTCAAAAGTACTTTGCTGAGCAAAAGCACCGTGTCATAATAGGTGAAAGCCTCCGTATGGGCGGTGATTGTAGATTCACAAGCAGCGGAAGAAGCGAGACAGCAACAATCTGCGGAGTCGGCACCCGAAATATCGCACAACGAAACGCGTTCATGGGATGACAGTATAATGCAGTAACCTTGGAGAAATATATACCTTTGTAAGTCCACTTTTCGCAGCCGCGATGATGTCTTCTAGTAAAAGGTGTGAGCCTCCAAATCCCTCTCGGGCCCCAGGCGTCCATCTATCTCCCCCCGTCAATCGAGATTTACGAGACGGGGCGTAAAAGGCGTAAGGACGTATATAATATCCATCTTTCCCATTCCTTTGGCAATCTGCGCTGGCAGTCCATAGGATCGAGAAAGAGCCCGGTTTTGATTGCTTTCATCAAAGATCAGCGAAGAGAGTAATAAAGGCCCGGGCAGACAAATTTCTTTGCCCCTCTTATCCTTCAGGATGAGGTTGACAAAGGGAGTCACTTGCATCATGGATCTCGAGGCCTGATCGTCTCTTTTTCGAGCTCTCAAGGGAGACGAGGGGTCCGCGATGCATAGCGAGCCGACGCCGAAACAGCATCAAGACCAAAGCTACAGGTCATGATGCGAGGATTGGTGCCGACAAGAAAAAATTAAAACTGGTGGTTTGGGGGGTGATTTCTTTGGAAGGCTAGGATCGTCAACTGTTGAGAGGCTACGGCCCACTGAGCGGATATCTGCTGAGTCGAAGTGGAAGGAAGCTGATACTCGATGATCTTTAGGGTTCTTGGACCTGTTTTGACAGGAAAACACGGTGTAATAATGTGTATTACTATGTATAGAAGCCATCAAAGTTTGTACAGGGTATATTGTCGATATTCATCATGGGTTATCGAGATGAAATTGCTCTTTTGCGATCTGCTGATCCATTAAGATAAATAATAAGCATTATGACAAGGAGCCCCCTGGTCATTCATCGCTGAAATGATGCAGCATTGAGCCCGCAACAGTCGGCGGGTTAAAATACAATGAAAAA
Proteins encoded:
- a CDS encoding C4-hydroxylase, with amino-acid sequence MASLFSYQHAYVHNSTMLSSITPTTLHAPFYHTTRPNLLSFMSDKYLSLAAPVLAYWLYSFFFHFLDTVQFSYFEKRRIHDSPEVLARNKVTVTQVIKAVILQHVIQTVLGIFWLEDDEVIFRREVMKDHLAAMGNLAPWVADGVLLVLGRRIGEQVLKSNGEAIVRWVYWWGVPALQMLFAFFVIDTWQYFWHRSMHTNHWLYRNFHSHHHRLYAPYAFGALYNHPVEGFILDTLGAAIAEEVSFMTIRQATLLFTVSTLKTVDDHCGYRLWWDPCQLLFANNADYHDIHHQGYGIKSNFSQPFFTNWDKLLGTRMTREEADSKGRWRGVGGEHVLEQGPAKKLD
- a CDS encoding DASH complex subunit DAD3, whose protein sequence is MSINTVNPYENNSQLSQLEQELLWEFAKLSDKVKRAASLAKLTAESPNESLLAELRTLEKRMGLVLTLVKASVWAVIVDSQAAEEARQQQSAESAPEISHNETRSWDDSIMQ